Below is a genomic region from Vitis riparia cultivar Riparia Gloire de Montpellier isolate 1030 chromosome 16, EGFV_Vit.rip_1.0, whole genome shotgun sequence.
ATTTCTCTCCTCGCATCTCCCCTCTGTGCTTCACACAGTTTTGGAAGAAATACACCTGCAGTTTATCACAAATATTAGCTATTTTTACATCAGAAAAATAAGGCATGCATGTGGTTTCCGGGCATTTAGGATTGGTTTGTAGGTTACCTTCACCGGCAGCGAGATTGAAGTAGAGATCAACAATGTTGGGGCAGCCGTTATAGCACTGAGTAGAGCAAAGCTTCCGGGTGAACCCACACTCCAGCAGAGAATCCGATGATATCCCAAGCGACTTTCTATCGAGCCCACAGGCTTCAATGCACTGGTCGCTCTCCACCCAGTCCTTCACCTTGTCCGCCTCAATCTCCGACGTCCTGCACACGTATGCTTCCTCTCCGCTCCTCCTCACATGCTTCTCAAGCACACAGCGCTTGCCGGATGATGAAACCGCGAAGGCGCATGTGTCCTTGTTCAGATTCTCACATGTTATTCCTCCTACACCACCAACCCAGTACCCCAAGTATGTATTAGATTAAAAGCTTTTGATGTAGttgatgaaaacccatcccaaaaGGTTGATTTTCAGTacgaaatatgaaaaattatctGAAAACCAATATGAAAGAGTCCATTGTTTCTTACCTAGAGAACCTTGCACGCAGACTGCAAGGACAAGAGCCAGGATTGCCAGGGACTTCAAGCCAAAATCAGAAGCCATGGGCACAGCTCTAATGCACCAAACAAGCCAAAAATTTAGCTGAAGTTTTAGAGAGTTAAGAGTTTTGTTGTGGAGACTGGGAATTGAGGACGGCTATTTATAGTCGTTGCGCCTGGGTAGTTTTAGACCGTGTATAGACCGCAATTCTAATTTCTAGCGAAGATGGTCTATTCGGATAGTGCTTGGAAGGTTAGTGAATGGACCCAATGTTTGAATAGTCAGAAGTTTTGGCAGTCAAAGACTCCGCCAGCAATGAAACACGGCTCTCTGCAAACTTGGCACCATATTTTCCATGACTTTGGCCGTACCAAATGGTGCTTTATTAATTTGAGAATTAGTCAAAAGTCCTGCACTGTTTGGAGCCTTTTCTTATCTTTTGTAAATTGTAATACACGTTGAAAATGGGAATTTGGGAATTAAACACTGCTTTGTTTTCGTTTACTACTGTTAATTGACCAGTTTTGTACAATTTTAACGGTAATAATGTGAGACTGTTGGCACTATTAAATTGTTAGAATATATGCCATGTACATTAATAGTGtgtgccaaaaataaaaatatttacttttaaattaagggtacaaattttatttgttgatatttatatgataatttcaTATGTCCAATAACTTTTATGAGTGTCGTAGTTGAGTTGGTATTTCTGAACAAAATATCCAAGTGACAACTAGCCATGGTTCTCTAAATTCGTTGTCGGATTATTTGACTTAtgaaaatcaagatattggatTTGCTAAGAGGCTAAAGCAAGTAACTGAGTTTGTATTGAATGAATTTAAatcaatcttattttaaaaatgttgattgtctagaattattttaaaaggttaGGGAAGTGGGGGGGGaatatttttgctaaaagtTTTATGTTACCTTATTTTTGGATCGATTCAAATGCAAGACTAATCGATCcaaattacttttttttgtaATCTTTTTCTAGCCATTAGTTTAAGGGTTTCATAtccttttaaaatgaaattgtcCCATTTTGAAAACAAGAAAGCAGCAGTCAGTTTTTGTGCTCTTGTTTTTCCCTTCCCTTTTTGAGGTTGTTTGCTTTCCAAGAAAATCTCATACAAGTCTTCAAGCAAATCATTTAgtggattttttgaaaaaaaaaatgggttgagTTCTTTGAACATTTATCTCACAATCATTTGGATTTGGgtgaaaactcattttcttcttgatgGAGTTTCAAGGAGATGGCCGAGATCAAGCTTGGGAAAGAGTCCAAGCATGTTCCTAAAGATGAAGGCATATTGGTGAGGTGAGAAGGTGTTTGTCAAGTAGTCCATGAGGGATTAGAGATCTTGAACTAAGTAAATTTTTGTACACCTTGATTGTTAtttcttgtatattttttatcggttgtaggcccgtggttttttacctctttggaggttttccacgtaaatTCTAGTGTTATCTCATTGTCGCTCATCCtcctcttcatttctttttcaatttctagctatctttgataaattggtgatcTAATACTTGGTTGATTGTTGAGGTGAAATAGATATGAGTTGCTTGAGGGTAATTTGAATGTTGTTTCTTAATATTGTTCATAAGTATATTTGAGATATTATTCTCTCgtttttaattagaaattgatttaaGGAATTATGTTGGAGAGTGTTGAAACATATGTATGTGACTTGCATTTTAATCTTATTGGGGAGTGTTATTACATCCATATTTGTATGTGATCTCTATTTTGTGTTTGATAATGTttataaagaaaaggaaaatttgtaaaaatcttaAAGTTAAATAACTTGTGTCGGGAGACCTTTTAAATTAGTCAATAACACCTAATCATCCCCCTCTAGGTGTGTTCTATCTTTGAGATTCTAActttcaacttttttaaaaaacaatttttcattcttaaaaatagataataatttttcaagagaGACTAAGTTTAACAagtttgta
It encodes:
- the LOC117933688 gene encoding uncharacterized protein LOC117933688, with product MASDFGLKSLAILALVLAVCVQGSLGGITCENLNKDTCAFAVSSSGKRCVLEKHVRRSGEEAYVCRTSEIEADKVKDWVESDQCIEACGLDRKSLGISSDSLLECGFTRKLCSTQCYNGCPNIVDLYFNLAAGEGVFLPKLCEAQRGDARREMAEIRSSGFVAPRPVSAVNPVKHGVAPAVAPASL